In Mustela erminea isolate mMusErm1 chromosome 20, mMusErm1.Pri, whole genome shotgun sequence, the sequence ATTGGCTGAAGCCGCCCTCAGGATCAATCAGGCTCccgcggtgggggtggggggctcgcTCTAGCGGAGGCGGAGGGGGATGGGAGCCACAGGCTGACTGGTCAAGGGATCAGCAGACCTACGGACAGGCCGCAGCGCCCCTGTCCCCAGTCCGCCCGCGCCGGCCTGTCCGTCAGTCGATGCGCTCGCCCCGCCCCTTGTCTTGCCAcgcccctcctcccgcccccgccccttctTTTCGCATTGCGGGGCGGCTGGAGGTTGGCACAGCGCCCCCTGCGCCCCACGTGGCGCCCCgtcggggcggggaggggaggcgaatccggagacccccccccccgctgagATGCGACTGcccctgggtgggggcgggggtagcTAAGCTGAGATGACTGTGGGGAGGGGTGACGTCAGGGTGAGTGGGAGCCAAGGAAGGACCGAGccggagagagggagggagggaaggagagagagagagagacagagagagagagagagagagagagagagaggagacccGCGGGTCGGGTCGCGTGGGGAGCGAGGGCGAAGGGGACGAGGGCTTGGAAGGCGAGAGGGAAGCCGCGGCGGAGGACCACTGGTGGCGGGCTCCCGGGGCTACGGGTCCAGGCGGGGGTAGGAGCTGCTGTCCGGGGCGgctagaagggaggagggagagccagCGGAGGGACGGGGAGCGGGAGGCGAGGACGAGAAGGGGCCGAGAGCGTGGAGAAAGGAGACGCCGAGGGAGAGGAACTGCCGAGGGAGAACGGGGAGGGGGGAGCTGAAGGAGACAGAGGCGGAAGGAAAGAACAGCGAGAGGAGTGCTGGGAGGTGCTAGGAGGGggtgagaaagagggagatacACGGGGAAGAAAAAGCCTCAGGAGAGAACCAAGGAGTGGGAAATGTGGAGGGGAAACAGCCCCGGGGGGCACCCGGGGGCAGCCCCCGAGGGAACTGGTGGAGAACTGGGAGGACAGGGCAACTGGGGGCTGGAAGATGCCCCTGGCCTGCTGGCCAGAGCTTCCCTGCCCATCACGCCTGCGTGGCCATTGCCCTTGGCCTCCTCAGCCCTCACCCTGCTCCTTGGAGCCCtcacttcccttttcctctggtaCTGTTACCGCCTGGGCTCCCAAGACATGCAGGCTCTGGGAGCTGGGAGTCGGGCTGCCGGGGTCAGCAGAGGGCCTAGGGGATGCTCTGAGGCCGCCAGGCTGGGCCCAGGGAGCTCTGGGGAGCCTGGAGAAGGGCCCAGGGCAGAAGGCCTAGTGTGCCGTCGCCTGCGGGCCTACGCCAGGCGCTACTCCTGGGCGGGCATGGGTAGGGTGAGGCGGGCAGCTCAAGGTGGcccaggccctgggggagggccagaggtcCTGGGCATTCAGCGCCCAGGCCTGCTTTTTTTGCCAGACCTGCCCTCAGCCCCCTTCGTGCCCCGGGACGCCCAGCGGCATGACGTGGAGCTCCTGGAGAGCAGCTTCCCTGCCATTTTGCGGGACTTTGGGGCTGTGAGCTGGGACTTCTCAGGGACTACTCCTCTGCCTCGGGGCTGgtcccagcccctggcccctggGTGCTACCAGCTCCTGCTGTACCAAGCAGGCCGGTGCCAACCCAGCAACTGCCGCCGGTGCCCGGGGGCCTATCGCGCACTGCGGGGGCTGCGGACCTTTATGAGTGCCAACACCTTCGGCAACGCTGGCTTTTCTGTCCTCCTGCCTGGGGCGCGGCTTGAGGGTCGCTGTGGGCCCACCAACGCAAGGGTCAGATGCCACCTGGGTAAGTAGATGTCGCCTACAACCTCCTTGCCTCCTCGATTCCTTCTGTCCCCGGAGCTTTCTCCAGTGTTTCCGATCACGCCTCCCTTCCCAGAAATCTTCCCTGACTCCCTGTTGCCCACAGCAGCATTTCCTAAGCTTCGATCACCTCCCTTTCAACCATCTTCATAAGCTTTGCCGTGGGCATTTACCTCCTGGCCTCTTCTCTCTTGGTACCGATTCCCCCAAcattttgtttcacttatttatttaaaaggaatctTTACAGAACAATGCTAATCAGTATTACTTGCACTAAATAGAAAATACtcctaaaaacaaatttaagcttaaaaaaaaaaaagctttaaaaattctagCTAAATAGACACTCTAGTCTGAGACTAAAGCCCACGCTGCCTTCCTTTAGAAAGGAGTGGAGTTAGTGGGCTGTTAAAGTTACGGTAGCACCAAACCGAGATTCCTTTCTTCATGTTTTAAAGACTGAGAGAAAACggaaaaggaaacaattttgttatttaaagcgTTATTTAAAACCTTGTGTTGCCTAAAAGCATTTCCTGTGCCACCGGTTGATGTGTCCCACACTGGCCTCAGGATCAAGTCCAGATTTTCTtcgtccccccccaccccatgtccttcctcctctcccctcccaccgtGCATCAGATCAGGAGAGCCTTCTGGTTGATCCTGGCAGGTGCCACTCCTGGGATCCTCAGCCTAAAATGTCTTTCCGCCTGATCACCTATCACCTCCTGGAATACTCCTACTCAGCCTTCAGGACTCCCACTTTCAAGGTCCACACCTCCTCTGGGAGGTCCTCCTATTCCCCATCATTTGAGCTGGCTGCTGAGTTTTCTCACAGCACTTTACTCTGTCCCGGTCCTTGGGCAAAACCGGATCCATCAGTTTTATACGAATGAGGGCGGAGCACAGTCAGTAGGTTCTTGAGCTAAACTGGCAGAAGCCCAAGAAGAGatgccccttcctccaggaagcctttccttttctctggaacAAGTAGCTTGTGCTTTGCACTGCCCTTCCCTTACCCCCGGCACTTCATCTGGTACTATATTGGAATTACATCGGGACCCCTTCCAGAGGGCAAGGAGGGACACCACATGGGGCGTTTTAAGAGCTTCAAACTGCTGACTGAATGGGGTGGGCCCCTTTGTTGGAGGCAGGGGAATTGGATGCCTGGGTCTCTTCCCATAGGCCTGAAGATTCCTCCTGGCTGTGAGCTGGTGGTCGGGGGCGAGCCCCAGTGCTGGGCTGAGGGACACTGTCTACTGGTGGACGACTCCTTCCTGCACACAGTGGCTCATAATGGTAACGGGCTCCCATTCTGCTAGGAGGACTGAGAGACTGAGTGGAGGGGGTAGAACAGAGGCTGCGCGATCAAGCCCAACTGGCTCCCGGTCCCAGCACTACTGTTTCCCAGCtgcatgaccttgaacaagtcataCAACTTCCCCCAACACCTGTGAAGTGTGGAAGCCACCTTCTTTATCAGGTGACTGCAGGGATTAAACGAGGTCTTGGAGGTGCACCGCAAAATGGCCAACAAGACCCTGGGCCTAGACCAACCGGTCCCTGTCCTACCtgtcacttactggctgtgtgaccttagacaagttagTTAACCTCTTTGTGCCCCAGTGACCTCGTAGAAAATGGGAGTGATCATGGTACTGACCTGCAGTTTGTTTTGAGGACTAGGAGTTAACACATAGAAGGGGTGAGAATAGAGCCTGGCACTTAATTTAAACAGAGTGTTGGCTGTTACGAGTATGTGGTGAGTGCTCTGGCAAATAAGTAGTTAATGTCAGTCCTTCTCTTGTCTCCATCCCCATATGCCTCAGGCTCCCCAGAAGATGGGCCTCGAGTGGTCTTCATCGTGGACCTCTGGCACCCCAACGTGGCCGGGGCCGAGCGCCAGGCCCTTGACTTTGTCTTCGCACCAGACCCTTGAAGGAAGGGGCTCTCTTCAGACACCTGGGCTGGAGAGGTGCTGTGCTCGCTCATGGATGGCTTGGAGTGGTAGCCAGGACGGCCTCTAGGCTgcagggggtcgggggagggctGAGGGCGTGAACTGGCCAGCCTGCACTGAAATGCAGATTTGATGGCCTCTCCTAGCTCTTGACTACCTGCTTCCAGCTACCCAGCCCAGTGAAAGGCTCGAGGCAGGGGCTCCTGTACTCTCCCATCTGGCCAGCCGAGTACCTCGTCAACACAAGCCATCATCTCCTTGGCCCTCTCCCCCGGAGCCAGCACCAGTCCCTCAACTCAGTTTTCTTCCaataatttaatagaaaattaaaataaataatatgaaatagatTGCGAAGACGGCTGAGCTGGTGCAAGCCCAGGCCAGCCTAGTACAAAGTTAAAGGGGTGGGGGGAccgggtggggaaggaggagggagcgaAGCTACCCTGCACGATGGTGGGAACGTGGCTCAGAACGCGGTGGGTGTCGGTAAGGGCTGGCTGGACACTCTGGcgtgtgagtgagagagggagagagagaaagagaaaaagggaattcTCAATCATTCTAAAGCGGCTGGTGAGGGCAAATAGCAGGACAAGGACGGATGAGGGAACAAATGCAGGCCTTCGGAAAGGTTCTGGAATGTACCGCGCTGTGAGCCGGGGGTGAGGATGAATGCAAAAGGGCCGCAGCGAACTGCACCGTGCgacagagggacagaagaaggaCCCACGACTTGGCCAGCAGAGCCGGGGCAAAGGCTTGGGAaggggagggcaagagagaggaaCTGTGTTCCGGCGgcaggaggaaaacagagagcAAGGTCAAAGGTCAGTCCTTGAAGACAATCTGCTGGCCATGAGGACGCTCGTCGTGGGTGATGTGGCGCCGGACATGGATCCGGCGGACACGGTGCTCCCGGTTGTCCTCATCCTCCCCTCGGCCTGCCCCACCGCCTCCGGCGGCACCGCCTGTGGCCTCCAGGAGGGCTGGGTCTGGGCCCCGGGGAGTCTCGTAGATCAGGATGTTCAAGGTTTCCTCAAAGATCCGGGCCTCCGGGAACTCCACCTGCAAAAGGCCAGCAATCCCCGCTCCTACCCTGGATGCAGTTACCCAGGCGGTCCCCGGCCCCGGCACACCCCCAGCCTCTGCAGACCCAGGCTCTTTGGCCTGGACTCTGTCCTCTTGGCaaattctctgctcagcaaagtcATACTTGCCCTTCAAGGTCCAGCTCTGAAGTCAGGCAGAGCTACCTCCTTGTTTTCTCCCCTTTGCTGCCAAGTCTCTTGGTATGTTCTTGCATTTGACAAATACCGAGGGACGGCCCCGTCCCAGGGGTGGTTCTAGGCACGGGGACTAGAGCAGTGAACTAAACAGAAGTCCCCGTCTGCAGGAAGTTTACATTCTAGGGGGAGGATCCAGACATACGTGTGATCAAATATAAACCCTCAGATACTGATAGATGTTATAggaaaaaatacagcaaaaagagagggtggggagggtcaTAGCCACACATGGTACAGCTTTAGAGAGGGCGTTCAGAGAAGGCCTCGTTGAAAGGGTGACATTCAACCAACAgtcagaggagggggaaggagcccGGAGGGTCAGGAGAGAAAGGGCCGTCTGGGGAAGAGGCAACAGCAAGGCTaggagcctggggcaggagggcacTTAGTCCGGGGCTTGAAGATtggcaggagggaggcagagtggagagagaacagaaaggggTGAAGCGAGGAGGTGTTAGGGACAGAGCGGGTGTCGTGCGGCCTGGAGGGATGAGCTAACACAGACAGAGTCACCAAGCTGCTTCTCACTACTGGTTTATCTTCCTGCCTTCCCACTCACAGTGGAAACTTCTTGGAAGCTGGGTCATTCATGCATTTGATCAATGCTTCCTCGCTTCTACTGTCTGGGGCTAGAGAGATAGGAAGAAAAGCTAGAGCCCTACCCTCCGGAGCTAACCCCGTGCGGCTGAGGGGACACGCTCCTCCCGCCGGCTGCAGACAAAGAAGGAAGTAGGACCAGCTTTGGGGCTGTGAGAGGTTGAAAGCTAATGAGCGAAGCTGTCCCAAAGAAAGCTGTGCTTGGCTTGTGTCTTAAAGATTGAGCAGGAGTTCATTAGGCAGCCGGGGGTGAGGAAAAAGTCCCCGAGGAGGGACTAGTGTATGCTGGGTGGGGAGGTACGAAGTAGCACTGGGTGCTCAGAGACCTGCGTATCTGAGGCCCTTTCCTCGTATCAAGGTcagaagggagcaggggacaCGACAGAGGCTGCTCCTTCCCTAGACCTTTCATTCGCCTGGATTCCAAGCCTGGTgccgtgctcagtgcagaggaCATTCTCAGAAACTATGTGCTGACTGCCACGTTCATGACTCAGGACATACAGACTCAGGGTGTCCTAAGAGACCTGTGTTTTCTAAGGTCCTGAGGTTCTAAGAACCTACTGTGGGTCGTGGACCCTTCTGAGAGTCTAACAGCTATGGTCCCTTCTAGATGGGAAAATGCACACACACTCCCAAACCTGCATACTGCTTCAAGACGGCCTTGAGACCTAAATGGGCTAGGTAAAGAATCCCACTCCAATCCAACACCCTAGTTTcgtggcagagagacagagacccgCAGGAGGAAGGTGACTTGCCCCAGGTTAACGAGACCCCGGAACTTGGAACAGCAGCTCCTGACTCCCCGGACTTTCCGCCGCGTGCTCGGCCGTGCTGCCCTCTGGCCAGGGTCCGGGAGCTGCCCACCACCACAGCCCTCCCCGACCAGGCCCTGAGCCCCTTCTGACCTTGGTCTGCTTCTTCTCCGTGGCATAGACAATGGAGGTGCAGCACACCTCGGCGATTTTGCGGCCCTGCCCGTAGAAGGACCAGCAGCAGATCTCGTCCCCCAGGACATCCTTGAGGAAAAGCAGCCGCCCGTGGAAGCGCAGGGCCAGTTTGTCAAACAGCTCAATGTTCTTAAGGAGGTTGTCGTCCGAAGTGCTAAGGACCAGGGGGCCAGGAGGCCTTAAGGGACACTGGGCCCCTTCTCTGTGCTCCCGCGGCGTCGGGGCGCGCCTCGCCTGCACCCAGCTCCGTGCCCGCGGGGCACTTCCTCCGCCCGCCAGTGGGCTCAGGGGGCCTCTGAGGAGCAGCCGCACCGGGGAGGGGCTACCCACGCCGGCAGGCTCCGGGCCCTGGCGGCTTCACCTGACGCCTTAGTGGCACCACTCCTTGTACCCGAGTGACAGCAGGCAAGTTCCTGCACCTCCTGGCGCCCCAGTTCCCCGTCTGCTCCACGGAGAGAGTATGCCCTCACACGGCCGCGGGGATTATGGGAGTTAGCAGTGAAAAGCACCGTCCGCTGTGGAAAAGCCCCTGGCAATGCTAGCCACTCTCGCAACCCTCGCCGGAACCCGGTTTGCGGGTGAGCATACGGAGCCTCCGGGGGGACAATGACCTGCCCAAGTACCCAGAGCTGGAATCTGCATCCCGGCGGGCATTCTGCCCCTCTGTGTGGGTCACAGCCCCCACACCCCGAGGCGGCCCCCATAGGGGCGGTGCCTGAGCCCagcacccccctacccccagcccagGGCACCCCTCAGCCCCGTGGCGGTCACCTGGTGTAGGAGTACTTGTTGTTACTGCGGTTGTGCAGGAGCTTCACCACGGGctgtgtggggagagagaagggtgggggtcaggctgcagggagaggcccccagcctccaccctACAGGGCTCAGGGGCCTCACCTTGGAGGTGCTGGCCAGGAGCTGCTGCTCCTCCCGGGGAGATGTCACCGTGGGGATGAGGCACAGCGGGGACAGGTTCTCCCTTTTTTGCTGGAGAAGAAGCGGAAGGTGGTTAACAGCACAACAAAAGGTCACTCGCTCCCCCACTTAAAAAGCCGTCCAAAGCGGCTTATTGCCTTCTGGGAAAAATCCAGACTCTGTTCCACAGGGCTCTGCAGGATCCACCCTCTCTGCGCTCCCTCCACCACTCTTCCCTGCCGGCGGGGCTTCAGCCCCACCCTCCGCCCGGTCCCTGCGCCCACCC encodes:
- the ASPHD1 gene encoding aspartate beta-hydroxylase domain-containing protein 1; translated protein: MWRGNSPGGHPGAAPEGTGGELGGQGNWGLEDAPGLLARASLPITPAWPLPLASSALTLLLGALTSLFLWYCYRLGSQDMQALGAGSRAAGVSRGPRGCSEAARLGPGSSGEPGEGPRAEGLVCRRLRAYARRYSWAGMGRVRRAAQGGPGPGGGPEVLGIQRPGLLFLPDLPSAPFVPRDAQRHDVELLESSFPAILRDFGAVSWDFSGTTPLPRGWSQPLAPGCYQLLLYQAGRCQPSNCRRCPGAYRALRGLRTFMSANTFGNAGFSVLLPGARLEGRCGPTNARVRCHLGLKIPPGCELVVGGEPQCWAEGHCLLVDDSFLHTVAHNGSPEDGPRVVFIVDLWHPNVAGAERQALDFVFAPDP
- the KCTD13 gene encoding BTB/POZ domain-containing adapter for CUL3-mediated RhoA degradation protein 1 yields the protein MSAEASSPAVAEAPSLEAPKPAGPEPGSAAYGPKPLTPNSKYVKLNVGGSLHYTTLRTLTGQDTVLKAMFSGRAEVLTDAGGWVLIDRSGRHFGTILNYLRDGSVPLPESTRELGELLGEARYYLVQGLIEDCQLALQQKRENLSPLCLIPTVTSPREEQQLLASTSKPVVKLLHNRSNNKYSYTSTSDDNLLKNIELFDKLALRFHGRLLFLKDVLGDEICCWSFYGQGRKIAEVCCTSIVYATEKKQTKVEFPEARIFEETLNILIYETPRGPDPALLEATGGAAGGGGAGRGEDEDNREHRVRRIHVRRHITHDERPHGQQIVFKD